Proteins encoded together in one Micromonospora auratinigra window:
- a CDS encoding nuclear transport factor 2 family protein, protein MNDDVAQVLELERARLRSLVEWDMSVAERIHADDYELITPAGQTHTKATYLGDVASKRLEYLHFAPDTSIAVRASPDLIVLRYLARIRLSVGVADEVELLAWHTDHYEKRDGTWTAVWSQATEIQV, encoded by the coding sequence ATGAACGACGACGTGGCCCAGGTCCTCGAACTCGAGCGAGCCCGCCTTCGATCTCTCGTCGAGTGGGACATGTCCGTGGCCGAACGAATCCACGCCGATGACTACGAGCTGATCACGCCGGCCGGTCAGACGCACACGAAGGCGACGTACCTCGGCGACGTGGCGTCCAAGCGCCTCGAGTACCTTCATTTCGCACCCGACACGTCAATCGCGGTACGCGCGTCGCCGGACCTCATCGTCCTCCGCTACCTCGCGCGCATCCGGTTGAGCGTCGGAGTTGCCGACGAGGTCGAACTACTGGCGTGGCACACCGACCACTATGAGAAGCGTGACGGCACTTGGACAGCGGTGTGGTCGCAGGCAACCGAGATCCAGGTCTGA